In Candidatus Zixiibacteriota bacterium, the following are encoded in one genomic region:
- a CDS encoding transposase, protein MYFLTHVTFDRQPILIDHIDLVHDSIDKHKRDSAFELIAWVVLHDHWHCIINPQENDLADLTKRIKLSFAMRFLKRAGQKSGRTWQNRYWDHIIRNSEDMNNHLDYIHYNPVKHGYVTAPLDWEHSSFHKFVDEGLYRPDWGAKREIGFSGRFGE, encoded by the coding sequence TTGTACTTTCTGACGCACGTTACCTTTGATCGTCAACCAATCCTGATCGACCACATTGACCTCGTGCACGATTCAATTGACAAACACAAGAGGGATTCCGCTTTCGAATTAATCGCCTGGGTAGTACTGCATGATCACTGGCACTGCATCATCAATCCCCAGGAGAATGATCTGGCAGATCTGACGAAGCGAATCAAGTTGTCCTTTGCTATGCGATTTCTGAAACGAGCGGGGCAGAAGTCGGGACGAACATGGCAGAACCGCTACTGGGATCACATCATAAGGAATTCGGAAGACATGAACAATCATCTCGACTATATTCATTACAATCCGGTGAAGCACGGATATGTGACGGCGCCTTTGGATTGGGAGCACTCTTCGTTTCATAAGTTTGTTGATGAAGGATTGTACAGACCAGACTGGGGGGCGAAGAGGGAAATCGGTTTCTCAGGGAGATTTGGTGAATGA